Proteins encoded within one genomic window of Actinomycetota bacterium:
- the cofD gene encoding 2-phospho-L-lactate transferase, with the protein MRVTALAGGVGAARFLRGLIMATRDDHVTIIGNTGDDSVMHGLHISPDLDIVAYTLAGIVDTAGWGIAGDTTNALKQMGSYGIETWFTLKDRDIGTHMARTHLLADGLTLAEVTERIRTSLGVGARIIPMSNDPVATKILTVGGEVRDFQEYFVKLRHSDEVAGVEFEGAGASRPAPGVLEAIETADLIVVCPSNPVLSIGPILSVPGIREALGRRRADVVAISPIIAGSALKGPAATLLPVVGAEASAAGVAGLYRDFCGTMVLDNADASEVGAVEALGMRALATQTIMHKPADAKQLAKEILEL; encoded by the coding sequence TTGAGAGTCACGGCACTCGCCGGGGGCGTCGGGGCCGCGAGGTTCCTGCGGGGGCTGATCATGGCCACCCGCGACGACCACGTGACGATCATCGGCAACACCGGGGACGACTCCGTGATGCACGGGCTGCACATCAGCCCCGATCTGGACATCGTGGCGTACACGCTCGCCGGCATCGTCGACACCGCCGGTTGGGGAATCGCCGGGGACACCACCAACGCCCTGAAGCAGATGGGCAGCTACGGCATCGAGACGTGGTTCACCCTGAAGGACCGGGACATCGGCACCCACATGGCCCGGACCCACCTCCTGGCCGACGGCCTGACGCTGGCCGAGGTAACCGAACGGATCCGGACGAGCCTGGGCGTCGGGGCCCGGATCATCCCGATGAGCAACGACCCGGTGGCGACGAAGATCCTGACCGTCGGAGGCGAGGTCCGGGACTTCCAGGAGTACTTCGTGAAGCTGCGCCACTCGGACGAGGTGGCAGGGGTCGAGTTCGAGGGCGCCGGCGCTTCCCGGCCCGCCCCGGGGGTTCTCGAGGCGATCGAGACCGCCGACCTTATCGTCGTCTGCCCGTCCAACCCGGTGCTCAGCATCGGCCCGATCCTGTCGGTGCCGGGCATCCGTGAGGCTCTGGGCCGCCGGAGGGCCGATGTCGTGGCCATCTCGCCGATCATCGCCGGGTCCGCCCTGAAGGGGCCGGCCGCGACTCTGCTGCCCGTCGTGGGCGCCGAGGCGTCCGCCGCCGGTGTGGCGGGGCTCTACCGGGACTTCTGCGGCACGATGGTGCTGGACAACGCCGACGCCTCCGAGGTGGGGGCGGTTGAGGCGCTGGGCATGCGGGCGCTGGCGACCCAGACGATCATGCACAAGCCCGCGGACGCCAAGCAGCTGGCCAAGGAGATCCTGGAGCTTTGA